The DNA region CATGCCCGGATACGCGCGCCGCACCAGCTCCAGCACGAACTTGCTCGCGCACGCCTTCACGTACTGCGGCACGCGCACCGCCGTCTCCACCGGCCCCACGCCCGAGCGCGCGGCCAGGAACCAGCGCGCGCCCGGCTCGAAGCAGCGCGGGTCCGACACGGGCGCGGTGAACAGCACCTCGGTCGCGCGCGTCAGCGGCGCGACCACCGCGCGTGCCGCCACCACCACGTCGAGATGCTCGCGCAGGTGGCGCTCCAGCGCGGCGAAGCAGCTCCCCAGGTCGTCGTGCTGGTACGCGGGGAGGTCGCGCGCCTGCGCCGTCAGCGAGAAGGTGCACAGCGCGCCCGCGAGCCGCGACAGCTCCAGCCAGAGCCTCTCCGGATGCGCCGTCCGCGTCGTCAGCAGGTGCCGCAGCGGCGCCTCGGCCGACCGCACGGCGTGGAGCAGCCAGCGCGTGGCGACCTCGTTGCCGGCGTAGGCCGACGGCGCGGCGCCGGGCACCGGTGGCGCGGGCGTCGGGCGCGCGACGACGGCCAGCGTCGCCGCCTTCGCCTCCAGCATCCCGACGATCTGCTGCAGCAGCGCCACCAGCCGCGGGCTCCCCGCCAGCTGCAGACAGGGCGGCACGAACGCGGGGTCGAGCACGAACCGTCCCGCGCCGTCGCGGCGGATGCGCGCGATCGGCAGCGACACGTCGCCGTCGGCCACCTCGTCGTCCAGCAGCAGGCGGAAGTTCTTGGCCGCGAAGTGCAGCGCCGCGCGGTCGAGCCCCGTGACCTCGTCCACCACCTCGTGCTCCACCGCGCGGAAGCGCAGCGGGTGCGCGGGCGTCAGCGGCAGCGGCGCGTGCCAGCTCCCCGTGCCGTCGGCGGAGGTGCCGTTGCCGTTGCCCGGCTCCGCGGGCGCGTCGGCGACGTTGGCGTCGTCGCTGCGCCACGCCGGGAGCGCGAGGTGCACGACGTGGCCCTCGCGCGCCGGCGAGAAGCGGTCGGCGAGCGCGCCGGGCGCCGGGGCGGGGTCGCCGTCGGGGATGCGGAACGGCGTCCCGTCGGGGAGGATGCCGCGCGCGTGGCGGAGCGCCAGCGTCCCGTTGCGCAGCGCCTCGTCGTCCACCTCCAGCGCGGCGACGCCGTACGGGAACGCGAACAGCGCGCTCAGCGTCAGCGCGACCGCGTCGTCGAAGTGGCGGCGCTGCGCCTGGAAGTGGTGCGGCGCGAGGTACATCCCTTCCTCCCAGACGACGCGGGCAGGAAGGTGCGGCGTGGCTCGCATGGGGTGGGGGCGGGCGGTCGCGGTCGCGGAGGGCGTCGCAGTGGGATCACCGTGGCGTCGAACGGCCCGAGGGGGCTGATTGCGACGCCGCGGCGAGCGGTGAACAATACACGACGCCCCCCGGGCCCGCCCCCCTCACCACCACCGCGACGCGTTCGGCTCGTCGCGCCCGACGCCTCAGCGACGACGCCAGAGCGACGAATGAGCGACGACTTCCACGCGCGGTACCGCCTGCTCAAGTGCACCGCCGTCGACGGCGGCATCCGCACCCACAACGCCCAGGAGACGACGACCGGGCGGGTGGTGATGGTGCACATCGTCGACGCCGCGGGCCCCGGGGAGGTCGAGCGCCTGCGCGGCGCCCTCGCCCGCCTCCCGATGCCGGACCGGGCGCGCGTGCTGGAGATGGCGACCATCCCCGCCGGCTTCGCGGTCGTGACGGAGTTCATCGCGGGGATGCAGGGCTTCCCGGCGTGGCTGCAGGCGCGCGTGCGCGACTGGAGCCCGGAGCAGGGAGAGGCCGCCCCATCGCCCGCGGCGCCTGCCGTCCCCCCGGCGAGCGCGGTCGACACGCTGCCGATGGACGTCGGGCCGGCGGGCCTCGCGGCCCCGGATGCGC from Roseisolibacter agri includes:
- the tssK gene encoding type VI secretion system baseplate subunit TssK produces the protein MRATPHLPARVVWEEGMYLAPHHFQAQRRHFDDAVALTLSALFAFPYGVAALEVDDEALRNGTLALRHARGILPDGTPFRIPDGDPAPAPGALADRFSPAREGHVVHLALPAWRSDDANVADAPAEPGNGNGTSADGTGSWHAPLPLTPAHPLRFRAVEHEVVDEVTGLDRAALHFAAKNFRLLLDDEVADGDVSLPIARIRRDGAGRFVLDPAFVPPCLQLAGSPRLVALLQQIVGMLEAKAATLAVVARPTPAPPVPGAAPSAYAGNEVATRWLLHAVRSAEAPLRHLLTTRTAHPERLWLELSRLAGALCTFSLTAQARDLPAYQHDDLGSCFAALERHLREHLDVVVAARAVVAPLTRATEVLFTAPVSDPRCFEPGARWFLAARSGVGPVETAVRVPQYVKACASKFVLELVRRAYPGMALEHLPAPPAGIAPRGDTAYFEITLAGPCAQGLRDTREFGVYVPDALPDAALELVVLVPG